A region of the Phaseolus vulgaris cultivar G19833 chromosome 11, P. vulgaris v2.0, whole genome shotgun sequence genome:
tgctttggttgagGAAAGATGTTAATCTTACTctctttcctttttattttctttcaataaaCCAGACAAAAAAGTATCAttatctttgtttttttctcatttgtgtttgtttttcaTCAAAGATATCATCAGTTTCAGTCAGATTTGTTCACACCTGAAGTGTTTTTTAGTGTTGTAAAGAGTATAAACGTTTTGTTTTGAATGCAAAACTTGCAGCACTGAGAGATATGGCTAGTTTTAGGGGCTGTGATGTATCAAATGGACAAGCTATTACATCCACCAGTGGGTTAAATGGTACTTTGAACTTCTCATCAAGGTCATCCTCTTGCTCCACCAGAATGCCACAGATTGCTGAAAATGGAAATGAAGGTGTGGAACCAAATTGTGTTGAAAGTAGAAACCTGAGGAATGACAATGACAACACCAAGTGTTACATGCCAAGTTTCACCACTGACTTCTGGGATGGTTCTGTAATCAGTGCCCCCAGAACAGCTAGCAACAATTGTGAAATATCATTTTCCACTTCAAATGCAATGGATATTCAGGTATAGAAGAATTTACTCAAGAAACTGAATGAGTGACATTGTGTGATGATGCATGTAGCCGACCTCAATGAACATTggcctatttttattttttataaaaacttatacAACTTGGTATTTTAGTTTGACTGATACctcaaataacaataattatcaaatgaaaaaagtattattaaaaagaaaattaggaGAACTAGAACAAAATCTATATGTTATGAAAAAAGCTTTTTTACCCATGTTGTTGATAAGTGAAAATTTATGTTTTCAGGATGCAGATTTTGGATATCAAAAAGTTGGTCTGACCCATCATTTGAGTCTGCCTAGCTCTTCTAGTAGAATGGCTACCATGGAGAAGTTATATCAAAATCAAGGAGTTGTTCCATGCAAAATTCGTGCCAAGAGAGGTTTTGCCACTCACCCAAGAAGCATTGCTGAAAGGGTAAAAGTCTCATTTGATTCTACTGTTACTTTAGGATCGCATCAAAACCTTGATCATATGGTTGCATAACTATTTTATGAAGTGTCTGGTGCTGACCTTCTTCATGTGTTACCTTGATGTGCATATTtcaggaaagaagaacaagaattagtGCAAGAATCAAGAAATTGCAAGACCTTTTCCCAAAATCAGACAAGGTAAACTAACTCACTCTCTCTCACTATCAAATCACATTGTTCATTGAAGCTTTTCCATGTGCATTTTGATGACTTCATGCTCCCCTCTTGACAGCAAACAAGCACATCTGATATGTTGGATTTGGCAGTTGAGTACATTAAAGACCTGCAGAAACAAGTCAAGGTACTGTGGAAATTTAAATCTTCACATAaatccttataaaaaaatactatgtATCGTTTTTTTAACATATGTTTTAGTCTAGTTGGGATATCAGATGATTGTTTTTACTTGAAGTATCAGCTTAACTAAGATGTTAAGTTGTATAATaatacctaacatgaaagtttttataaagaaaaacacATTACCCTCCACTATAATCTTTTCTTGTCTAACCAAATAATTTTACTCATCTTGCAGATGCTGGCTGACACTAAGGAAAAGTGCACTTGTACAAGTAATCACAAGCAATATTCTAGACCTTGTGCCTGATTTATATCcttgtagatcaaacaaaagaaggagcttctttttgtatttatcATTTGGTGTACCAAAATCTAGGGTCAGTGTGATTATGTAGACTAGTGCTAATATTTGGTGGTATCCAAGAAGTTAGGCTCAGCTCTATGTAAATCTCTTcagttttgtttttcattttttttttctttccattgCTTGATTTAAGGATCATGATGTAATAGCAAGTTTAGAAAGAGTCACTGTAACTATTGTTTCTTTTTACTCATAAGAGGTTTGATGGCATtacaaaacaaatttgagtCACATACTTATTTAAGACCAAGTTCTTCATGGAAGAAACAACCAATTCCATATTCCTTAAAAGTAGTTAATATACATAACCTTAATCATCTATGTTAATCATATTTATACATGTACATGTGTTGGATGTATGATTTACAAACATGACAGACAAGTAGGACTTAGATTCTCACTGAACAAGAAAGAATTATCAATGTATAGAAAAGTGGAAATGACAACAAACAAAGGGAATCATAATTAATACATAGACAAGACACAAAAGTTCAATAACTAAACTAAACTCAGTCTTTATCAACAAACATAAGTAAACTAAACATCCAAACGCTAAACCTATTAAACCGACACTGCGATGAGGATATAGAAACCGCACAAAAGACATCACTTCTTCCAAATGGTATCATCATATGCTAATGCATACCATCCATTTTCTTCTTTCATTGTATAGGTAAGTGAAAAGGTTCAATTGTCTCTTAAGGGAATATACACAACTGTTTATGATGCAGCAAATTCATCATTTTTTGTAAGATTTAATTAATTGTCAGTATCTATCACAGTTTATTTTACCTTAAGCAGGGAATTCCTCACATAATATCAGCAAGGTATTATACATTTAATTCCATATTCAACTTCATTTTGATTATTCTCATTGTAAGTTAAACTACTtcctaaaatatattatattttaaactgTTTCCATACATAAATAAATGTCATAAATTATTtccatacatattttttttgtttaatcctcaattttaaattaatattcacTTAAATCTTAAACTGATgtcaattaataatttaaattattttcatcaataaatgatcgttttatatttaattatatcatGATGTTTTACTTTAAATCGAATCATTTCCCAAAACATTTTTCatatctaattatttttaaataaattcaatattaaattatttatgtaaataatcacctaattttaattaatcaaaatttttaaattaataaattaatattccaTTAAATTTTGGATTGATGTCAATCAATGATTTAATTTACTTCCATAAATAAAGGAAATTCTGTATTGTTACTTCTAATATCAGTCTAATTGAAATCTAAGTTTTAAG
Encoded here:
- the LOC137827322 gene encoding transcription factor bHLH130-like, encoding MSMVYTHGVKYSQGVAKMNSEMDSNIGQQHCHQQNSGLMRYRSAPSSLLTSLVNSSSNININNNIGCVNGETQQQQNYPPSTNSEMETMFAKLISSNDSEPLQEFEGKAVKEEAGDTVSQPPQQHNGYSFGSSPQIMYQTQQVQGFPMANGSLRSAGNGFDGSFSAVNSMASQNSTQTKMGASTNCSNLIRQKSSPAGFFSNYSVDNALRDMASFRGCDVSNGQAITSTSGLNGTLNFSSRSSSCSTRMPQIAENGNEGVEPNCVESRNLRNDNDNTKCYMPSFTTDFWDGSVISAPRTASNNCEISFSTSNAMDIQDADFGYQKVGLTHHLSLPSSSSRMATMEKLYQNQGVVPCKIRAKRGFATHPRSIAERERRTRISARIKKLQDLFPKSDKQTSTSDMLDLAVEYIKDLQKQVKMLADTKEKCTCTSNHKQYSRPCA